The DNA segment AAATACAAATTAATCATAGAACACTAATGGGTCTTTCAAAtactattttcttaaaaattcaatatatcCTCCGGAAAATGGGCATTTTAATCCTCAACTATTTAAAATTAGCAAGTTTAATATCGAAGTATTGCTTGCACGATTTTATTCCTCAACTAATAGTTGACTTGGCAAACTAGAGACTAAAAAATCAGCCGTTAAGTCATAAATGATTCTCGTTAGTTTTATATCAGTTATCCTCGCCACTGAACCTGGAAAACTCGAAATTCCCAAATTCAAATCCAAATTTTGAGTGAAGACGATTTCCGACGATGAAAAATGTGATTTCTGgtgatatttgtttttgtgaTTGGGCCGGATTTGCTTTCTTATCACCGGAAATCGCTTTTGTTGTCACCAAGTAATCGTCATCACTCAAATTTAGGATTTGAGTTTGGGAATTTCTAGTTTTTCAGGTTTAGTGACGAAGATAATTGATATAAAACTAAAGAGAATTGTTTATGACTTAACGGCTGACTTTTTTAATCACTAATTTGTAAAGTCAACTATTAGTTGGGGAATAAAATCGTGCGAGGAATACTTAGATATTAAACTTGTTAATTTCAAATAGTTGAAGATTTAAATGGAGAAAACGGGCATTTAAATACTGAACTTACtcaaatttaccaaaaaatacaCAAACTCTTCATTAacctaaaaaaataacaaacttaTGTTGACTGCGCCGTTTAAGATACTAGCTTAGTCAACATTAATAAGTGTTAAGCGGCCGTTTAGTGTTAACGACGACGTAAACAAAGTCGTTTTAGAACTAGAAACTGCATGAACCCTAACTTATCGATTTCATCTCTTCTCCTTCCCCTTAGACTCCTAATCCAAGACTGCAATTTACTTATCCTCTGATTCTTCGTAAAAATCTGAGCATGAACCccaaggaaaaaaagaaaaagattccTATCCGTCCACCTAAGCCAAGAGAACACGAAGATGAATCCCCAGTTGTGGTTGAAAACAACGATATGGAGAGGAATGAAGATGAGGACGTCAACAGAGAGGAGCGTGAACGTGTACCTGGTGATGACTGTGAAGCCATTGTTGACGATTCTGATGATGAATTGGTAGAACAAGCTGAAGAGAATGatgtcgaagaagaagaaacatgtGGCATTCgagttgaagaagaagcttgTGAAGTGTTACCTACACACTTTGGAGATGTCGCAAGGAATGATGGAGGAGACGATGATGAGAGCGGAGATGACGACTGTTGGAAAGAAGATAATATACCTGATCCTATATCatctgatgatgaagaagaggatgCGCGAAGGGAAGCTCGAGAGGATGAAGCATTAAGCGATGAGGTTTTGGCTTTGGGAAAGACATTTTCTTCTGCGGCTGAGTTCAAGCAAGCTCTTTTGAGGTATTCATTGAAAACAAGATACGACGTTAAGCTATATATTTCATCAGAACTGAAGCTTGGTGCTGTTTGCTCGGACACTGAATATGATTGTCCTTGGAGGGTGTACTGTTCATATGAAAAGAGGAAGCATAAGCTGCAAATAAAAGTGTATGTTAATGAACACACTTGTATAAGGTCTGGTTACTCAAAATTGTTGAAGACTTCGTCAATTGTACAACTGTTTGCGGAAAGATTGAGGCTGAATCCAAAGCTTACAGCTATAGAAATTAGTGAGGAGATCAAACGGACTTACAGCTTGATAGTAACCGATGAGAAGTGTCGAAAAGCGAAGACAAAAATCACTAGGGAAAGGAGAGCTGGCCATGAAGCTCACTTTTCGCGAATATGGGATTATGAAGCCGAACTACATAAGAAAAATCCAGGCACCATCACAGAGATAGTGACCATTCCAGGAGCAACACCAAGAAGCAAACAAAGGTTTGATCGCTTCTATGTATGTTTTGAAGCACAAAGATCGGCTTGGAACTCCACTTGTAGGCCAATCATAGGTCTAGATGGAGCCTTTCTCAAATGGGATGTGAAGGGCCAATTGATTGCTGCTGTTGGAAGAGATGGAGATAATCAAATTGTGCCAATTGCTTGGGCTGTAGTGGAGGCATGGTTCATCAATCATCTAAAGATGGATTTGGAACTTGGTGATGGAAGCAACTTCACATTCATATCTGATAGGCAAAAGGTAACAAGTGTTTTACTTATATTAAGACCGATTTACATCAAAATAACAAGTGTTTTATGTGTTGTTATGTAGGGTTTGTTGAAAGCTGTTCATTTAGAGATTCCTAATGCAGAACATAGAATGTGTGCTAGACACATTCTTGGGAATTGGAAGAGAGATAGCCATGACCCTCAGCTAGAGGGATTATTCTGGAAAATAGCTCGCAGTTACACTTTAGGAGACTTTCGTGAGCAAATGAATGAGCTTCAGAGGTACAATCCAGTGGCGCATCAAAACCTTCAAGTCACCAATCCTCACACTTGGCCGCGGGCTTTCTTTAAGGTTGGTTCATGTTGCAATGATAATCTGAACAACCTTAATGAATCTTTCAATAAAACAATCCGTGAGGCTAGGCGAAAACCACTTCTTGACCTGTTAGAGGAAATTAGGAGACAATGCATGGTTCGCACAGCAAAACAGTCTCTAATTTCTAATAGGTTGAAGACTAGGTTCACTAAACGAGCTCACGTTGCAATAGAATCTGCTATAGCTAAGGGTCAGGATTGTATTAGATATATGGCTACTGGTAATGTATTCGAAATTGACGACCATGGCTGCTATTATAGTGTTGATATGAATCTGAAAACTTGTGGTTGTGGGATGTGGCAACTAAATGGAATTCCATGTAATCATGCCGCTTGTGTGATCTCCGCAAATAAGCAAAAAGTGGACGATTACATTTCAGATTACTACAAAAAATGGAGAAAGACTTATGAGCATAGTATTAAGCCTGTTGAAGGGATGAAGTTGTGGCCGACGTTGAACAGGCTACCTGTCTTGCCTCCACCAAATAGGTTAGGTAATAGAGGAAGGCCAAGTAATTATGCTAGAAAGAAAAGCGCCAATGAATCATCTTCACAGTCAACAAGTAAGACTAGGCTAAGTCGTGATAAGCGCATTATGACTTGCTCAAACTGCAGAGAAGAAGGACATACCAAAGTTAGTTGTTCAAATCCGAGGGTCGAACCCGAGCCTAAACGACCACGAGGTCGCCCAAGAAAGGATCAGGTATGCTTATGTTGTTTTATTTATGTCTTTACATCATATTGATATGCTATGTTTTTCATAGGAAGGAGGGTCACAGCTTGGTTCACAAGGTGGATCACAGCTTGGATAATGAAGATGATGGTTcctttgttttgtttacttttgtttttgtgaTGGTTTTCATGTCATGAGTTACACTAAAATTTTGATGTTGTGTTTCAGTAACTTAGATGCTGCTTTTGTTGTTCTTAGACGAGTCCTGCCATTACTTTTAAGAATGTTTTAGTACAAATCAAAACGTTTCTTCTCTTGCCAAAggagaaataaagaaaatttctttaaaaaaaaaaaactaactgaAGACACAGTGGCCCTGTTCGTCCCGTCAACACGCTGCGGCAGCTACGGCGATCATAGTTATAAAAGGAATGTTTTTTCTCTTGAGATGTTCGTCCATTAATTCTCAGTTCTCAGTGTTATTTTCTTGTAGCTGGTCGCTACGGCATCGTTCACTTGCCGAACATGGccattgttattttttttaaactaactgAACACACTTTGTTTCAGCTAAAAACAGAGCAATGATAAGAAACAGAAActcagttttgttttgtttatctatTTTACAAGGTTTTCTTCCTACGACCAGTAAAAGAAACAAACTGTTATGTTCTTATCTTTTAACTTGGAAACATGTTTGAATAAGAAAGAGTATAAGACAGTGTAAAAATGAAGGCGTGAATCTTCTGTTAAAAAAATGTTCCTAGCAAATAACAATTCTACTGTTAAGCAAAAATCCAACAGTGGTGTCGAAATTCACCAAACCAAACTTCATCTTTCATAGTTTCACACCGGAATAAAGGATGCCCATGATTCTCTTGTGTTTTCCACGTTAATGTACAAACATCACTACCACATATACACTTCGAACTCATCTTTCACGTTTGAAGAAAAGAGATAGAATCGATATTAGGAGAGGAGATGTTTGGAGATTTGATTTTGTGCTCTGgtgtgaagagagagagagagagagagagagagagagagtagagaaggATCAAATCGAGGGTTCATACGGTTTCGATTTGGGGATAATTCTAATTTTAAAACGACTTCGTTTACGTGGTCGTTAACGCTAAACGTCCACTTAACGTTAATTAGTGTTGACTAAACTCATATCTAAAATGGCCCAGTCAACataaatttgttaatttttagctTAATGAAAAGTTTGTTTATTGTTTGGCAAATTTAAGTAAGTTTCAGTATTTAAATGTCCGTTTTCTCGATTTAAACGTccataaaaaaatcaatatatccTCCTAgtctatttttattaaaaactttccaaatgGTTGATTTTTCCGGCAAAAGGGTTAACGACCATAAGAGTTACTGCAAGCATTTCTATAGATAGAGGACGATCGTCCCACACCCATCAAGCCTATTTGTATTCTCCATCATCCACCACGTTCTTATTTACCACAAAAAACAAATCATCTACTACAAAAACTTGAGAGCAAAACTTGGTTATttgagaaaggaaaaaaaatacaaagaccaCATGTTTTATTAGGGAATGCTTTTGAGTTTGAAAAGAGGATTTGTTTGGAATAAATGGAGCAGAAGAGCGTGTTGTTTTCAGCGTTAGGCGTTAGTGTTGGGCTAGGTCTCGGGCTAGCGTCAGGTCAAGGTTTAGGTAAATGGGCAAACGGCTCGGTTGCTGCAGACGATGGGCTTACGGGAGAAAAGATCGAGCAAGAGTTGGCGAGGCAGATTGTTGATGGAAGAGAAAGTAGTGTCACTTTCGATGAGTTTCCTTATTTCCTAAGGTACATTAACATTGTTTGtaatttgtttaaaaatgttGGAGCCAATATTATTCTACTGATGATGTTTTATATTTGATGTTGCAGCGAGAAAACTCGGCTTTTATTGACAAGTGCAGCTTATGTTCACCTAAAGCAGTTCGATATCTCCAAGCACACACGTAATCTTGCACCTGCGAGTAAGGCTATTCTTCTATCTGGACCTGCTGGTAAACATCTCTCGTACTTTTTGTGTTCCAACCTTTTGTCTCCATGATATTATCCAGATCTAGTGTAACTTTGGTCTTGTCTCTCT comes from the Brassica rapa cultivar Chiifu-401-42 chromosome A01, CAAS_Brap_v3.01, whole genome shotgun sequence genome and includes:
- the LOC103868739 gene encoding uncharacterized protein LOC103868739 translates to MNPKEKKKKIPIRPPKPREHEDESPVVVENNDMERNEDEDVNREERERVPGDDCEAIVDDSDDELVEQAEENDVEEEETCGIRVEEEACEVLPTHFGDVARNDGGDDDESGDDDCWKEDNIPDPISSDDEEEDARREAREDEALSDEVLALGKTFSSAAEFKQALLRYSLKTRYDVKLYISSELKLGAVCSDTEYDCPWRVYCSYEKRKHKLQIKVYVNEHTCIRSGYSKLLKTSSIVQLFAERLRLNPKLTAIEISEEIKRTYSLIVTDEKCRKAKTKITRERRAGHEAHFSRIWDYEAELHKKNPGTITEIVTIPGATPRSKQRFDRFYVCFEAQRSAWNSTCRPIIGLDGAFLKWDVKGQLIAAVGRDGDNQIVPIAWAVVEAWFINHLKMDLELGDGSNFTFISDRQKGLLKAVHLEIPNAEHRMCARHILGNWKRDSHDPQLEGLFWKIARSYTLGDFREQMNELQRYNPVAHQNLQVTNPHTWPRAFFKVGSCCNDNLNNLNESFNKTIREARRKPLLDLLEEIRRQCMVRTAKQSLISNRLKTRFTKRAHVAIESAIAKGQDCIRYMATGNVFEIDDHGCYYSVDMNLKTCGCGMWQLNGIPCNHAACVISANKQKVDDYISDYYKKWRKTYEHSIKPVEGMKLWPTLNRLPVLPPPNRLGNRGRPSNYARKKSANESSSQSTSKTRLSRDKRIMTCSNCREEGHTKVSCSNPRVEPEPKRPRGRPRKDQEGGSQLGSQGGSQLG